A portion of the Actomonas aquatica genome contains these proteins:
- a CDS encoding phospholipase D-like domain-containing protein, producing MNTLAIALGFIAAAGLGWAVARARDHKHLEHQAKDLPAVDDPQFHRAMAAVMRVPFCTGNHIQRLRNGVEIFPAMLRAIEQAQHTICFETYIYWSGDIGRRFADTLVARARAGVKVTILLDWVGSIPMDDELVDHLRNGGCEVRRFHKPNWRHPSRLNHRTHRKLLIIDGRIGFTGGVGISDDWAGDAQDADHWRDSHFQVEGPVVAQLQSAFMVNWIRTTGQVETGPDYFPALKPRTDNDAPTHCFVSSPDEGSENARLAFLLAVGAARRRIRLVTPYFTPDRLARQSLAAAARRGVEVTVLVTGKKTDSRLSRLASRALWRGILEAGVEIHEFQPTMLHAKTLIIDDAWISVGSANVDERSFRLNDEANVQACDPTLAATLEADFQTDLSRSQRIDLARWRRRPASEKLLGRLATLLRSQI from the coding sequence ATGAATACCCTCGCCATCGCCCTGGGGTTCATCGCCGCCGCCGGCCTCGGTTGGGCGGTCGCCCGCGCCCGCGATCACAAGCATCTTGAACACCAGGCCAAGGATCTGCCGGCCGTCGATGACCCGCAGTTTCACCGCGCCATGGCCGCGGTCATGCGGGTGCCCTTCTGCACCGGCAATCACATCCAACGTCTGCGCAACGGCGTGGAGATTTTCCCCGCCATGCTGCGCGCCATCGAACAGGCGCAGCACACCATCTGTTTCGAGACCTACATCTATTGGTCCGGCGACATCGGCCGCCGTTTCGCCGACACCCTCGTCGCCCGCGCCCGTGCCGGCGTGAAGGTCACCATCCTGCTCGACTGGGTGGGCTCCATTCCCATGGACGACGAACTCGTCGACCACCTGCGCAACGGTGGCTGCGAGGTGCGCCGGTTCCACAAACCCAACTGGCGCCATCCCTCCCGTCTCAATCACCGCACCCATCGCAAACTGCTCATCATCGACGGCCGCATCGGTTTTACCGGCGGCGTGGGCATCTCCGACGATTGGGCCGGCGACGCGCAGGACGCCGATCATTGGCGCGACTCCCACTTCCAAGTCGAAGGCCCCGTCGTCGCTCAGCTCCAGTCCGCCTTCATGGTCAACTGGATCCGCACCACCGGCCAGGTAGAGACCGGCCCCGACTACTTTCCCGCGCTCAAGCCTCGGACCGACAACGACGCGCCCACCCATTGCTTCGTCAGTTCCCCCGACGAGGGCAGCGAAAACGCTCGCCTCGCCTTCCTGCTCGCCGTCGGCGCCGCCCGCCGCCGCATCCGCCTCGTCACGCCCTATTTCACGCCCGATCGACTCGCGCGCCAATCCCTCGCCGCTGCCGCCCGCCGCGGCGTCGAGGTCACCGTGCTCGTCACCGGCAAAAAGACCGACAGCCGCCTCTCCCGCCTCGCCAGTCGAGCCCTCTGGCGCGGCATCCTCGAAGCCGGCGTCGAGATCCATGAATTCCAGCCCACCATGCTCCACGCCAAGACCCTCATCATCGATGACGCGTGGATCTCCGTCGGTTCCGCCAACGTCGACGAACGTTCCTTCCGCCTCAACGACGAAGCCAACGTCCAAGCCTGCGACCCCACCCTCGCCGCCACCCTCGAGGCCGATTTCCAAACCGACCTCTCCCGCTCCCAGCGCATCGATCTGGCGCGCTGGCGCCGCCGACCCGCCTCCGAAAAACTACTCGGCCGCC